A section of the Epinephelus moara isolate mb chromosome 3, YSFRI_EMoa_1.0, whole genome shotgun sequence genome encodes:
- the pgap2 gene encoding post-GPI attachment to proteins factor 2, which produces MLQGPYTSLDRDRPLIRLPFTSFAVGTVLLPLTGLIACLFISLVYHFEDATFTHCHVSNYLPSISAAISRVPERYIWRSCIGLHSAPRYLVSAAYFSFYRGRFAKRLPELLLSGLALLCSLAENTGLLLLTYVASTETYNVHKNGFIMFIGSSLVHMLITCRLWQVIRRHYVNPEEMTSYRWKVRLFLFNISCCLAAAYFFRRHNKYCETGVYTLFAFFEYLVVFSNMAFHMTAFWDFGSKEVIVATPPEDKRF; this is translated from the exons ATGCTCCAGGGGCCGTACACCAGCCTGGACCGGGACCGTCCCCTCATCCGGCTCCCTTTCACCAGCTTCGCCGTGGGGACGGTGCTGCTGCCTCTGACCGGCCTCATCGCCTGCCTCTTCATTTCACTGGTGTACCACTTTGAGGACGCAACGTTCACACACTGTCAT GTATCAAACTACCTCCCGTCCATTAGTGCCGCCATCAGTCGTGTTCCAGAGCGCTACATCTGGCGTAGCTGCATCGGTCTGCACTCGGCGCCGCGCTACCTGGTGTCCGCAGCCTACTTCAGCTTCTACCGCGGCCGCTTTGCCAAGAGACTGCCGGAGCTGCTGCTGAGCGGGCTGGCTCTCCTCTGCAGCCTCGCCGAGAACACcggcctgctgctgctcacataCGTGGCGTCCACTGAAACCTACA ATGTTCACAAAAACGGTTTCATCATGTTCATTGGGAGCTCGCTGGTGCACATGCTCATTACATGCAGACTGTGGCAGGTGATCAGGAGACACTATGTGAACCCAGAG gaaatgacatcatacCGCTGGAAGGTGCGTCTCTTCCTGTTTAACATCAGCTGTTGTCTGGCTGCCGCTTACTTCTTCAGACGCCACAACAAGTACTGTGAGACAGGAG TCTACACCCTCTTCGCCTTCTTTGAGTACCTGGTGGTCTTCTCCAACATGGCGTTCCACATGACGGCGTTCTGGGACTTTGGGAGTAAAGAGGTGATCGTGGCGACGCCTCCTGAAGACAAACGGTTCTGA
- the LOC126387698 gene encoding uncharacterized protein LOC126387698, with protein sequence MEYRKNRRGYPEKFVRKQHLKLNDLRQVVQTNYLNKCIPEYPRPEFYVSHLKHDTDGDGLGGIWTDNGFKSHHQSSLVWWSLVVTPDDMESAERRLLEETYPDRTEEQTQMQQSFLEKFATSPAFKKTSRLGSFRFTFPLEEVLDAYSEQFCSGAQPIMRVFETVLYKQEVVYTVLVHSPANQEFSDYPLLTDDPDAVCAYRDGRFIWRPEAMSETHSYELIRRPGEKQMEAQKVASYPQFYVWDNVAIALHVEEQVLKFDSGRLRENLKYCDIEGFVYTRSNTLVSFPDAKEIVEELWPGCPPLEEDKEPNSENE encoded by the exons ATGGAGTATAGGAAGAACAGGAGAGGATATCCGGAAAAATTTGTGCGAAAACAGCACTTGAAGCTGAATGATTTAAGGCAGGTAGTTCAAACCAACTACTTAAACAAATGCATCCCAGAATACCCCCGACCAGAGTTCTATGTGTCTCATCTGAAACACGACACAGACGGAGATGGACTGGGTGGCATCTGGACGGATAATGGCTTCAAGAGCCATCACCAAAGTTCTCTGGTGTGGTGGAGTCTGGTTGTGACACCTGATGACATGGAGTCAGCTGAGAGGAGGCTCCTGGAGGAAACCTACCCCGACCGCACAGAGGAGCAGACCCAGATGCAGCAGAGCTTCCTGGAGAAGTTTGCCACCTCTCCTGCCTTCAAGAAGACCTCCAGGCTGGGCTCGTTCCGCTTCACCTTCCCCCTGGAGGAGGTGCTGGATGCTTACAGCGAGCAG TTTTGCTCCGGTGCTCAGCCCATCATGCGGGTGTTTGAGACCGTCCtgtacaaacaggaagtggtgtaCACTGTGCTGGTCCACAGCCCAGCCAATCAGGAGTTCTCAGACTATCCTTTGCTGACTGACGACCCAGACGCTGTCTGTGCTTATAGAGATGGCCGCTTCATCTGGAGGCCTGAGGCCATGAGTGAGACACACAG ctATGAGCTGATCCGGAGACCTGGTGAAAAGCAGATGGAAGCACAGAAGGTGGCGTCTTACCCTCAGTTTTATGTTTGGGATAATGTCGCCATCGCCCTGCACGTGGAGGAACAG gTGCTGAAATTTGATTCTGGCCGACTGAGAGAGAACCTCAAGTACTGCGACATAGAAGGCTTTGTATATACACGTAGTAACACCCTTGTGAGCTTCCCAGACGCTAAAGAGATTGTGGAGGAGTTGTGGCCTGGCTGTCCCCCACTGGAGGAAGATAAAGAACCAAATtcagagaatgaatga